From Oreochromis niloticus isolate F11D_XX linkage group LG1, O_niloticus_UMD_NMBU, whole genome shotgun sequence, a single genomic window includes:
- the mybpc3 gene encoding myosin-binding protein C, cardiac-type isoform X4, whose protein sequence is MPEPVKKPTEDPADGKPEEASSQPAVAPVQEETPAPAQAGDAHPPDTRQDLTGLFTEKPQSGEVTVGENITFVAKVNAESLLKKPTVKWFKGKWMDLASKSGKHLQLKETYDRNTKVYTFEMHIIAAKANFAGGYRCEVSSKDKFDSCNFDLTVHEARAPEGLDIRAAFRRTSTDGNDDSGELDFSTLLKKRDSFLKPSNRTVQVHTETDVDVWNILSQAPPSEYEKIAFQYGITDLRGMLKRLKKMKKEEKKSEAFLKKLDPAYQVSKGHKIKLAVEVANSDIEVKWLKNGQEIQPTGSKYIFESVGNMRYLTINHCSLADDAAYSCKVGDEKCTTELFVKEPPILIVKNLEDQMVMKGERVELECEVSEEGANVKWEKDGVELTRDESFKYRFKKDGCKHVLIINEATKEDCGHYKVKTNGGESMAEVLVQEKELEVYQSIADLTVKAKDQAVFKCEVSDENVRGTWYKNGVEVKPDARVNITHIGRIHKLTIDDVKPEDEGDYTFVPDGYAFNLSAKLNFLEVKIDYVPRQDPPKIHLDCLGRTAESTIVVVAGNKLRLDVPITGDPAPTVIWTKGEKASSVKPGGDDKGGHTTSWTTKDGEVVTEGDGRVHVETTKGHCVFTIECAERQDEGIYSVVVRNPAGEDTADIHVKVVDVPDPPMAPTILSVGEDSCVVQWEPPLFDGGQPIIGYVLERKKLKSYRWMRLNFDPYPETTYEAKRMIEGVPYEMRVYAVNSIGMSRHSPASQPFVPIAPTSEPLGLCVDDVSDTSITLKWRRPERIGSADLEGYGIEYCKEGTDEWIPAMEGLTERTSMVIKGLTTGDKLQFRVRAYNMAGPSAPATLAQPITIREIMQRPKIWLPRNLRQTLIKKVGDTMNIVIPFQGKPRPKVTWSKDGEPLDPTLASVRNSEVDTILFIRKTERKHSGKYELQVQIENVEDKAAVTLQVVDLPGPPEALKIVDTWGFNVALEWKPPKDNGNCEITGYTIQKADKKTMEWYTVHDQYRRTHCVVSNLIMGNEYVFRVFSINLVGLSPEPYCTKDSVYIQKTGIIYKPPSYKDHDFTEAPKFTRPLVDRSVIAGYNATLSCAVRGIPKPKVTWYKNKMDISNEAKYRTISKQGVLTLEIRKPCPFDGGVYTCKAVNDSGEDIVECKLEVRPQITREDKKEPKKEKIQEAN, encoded by the exons ATGCACATCCTCCAGACACAAGACAGGACCTGACTGGACTCTTCACAGAAAAACCTCAGAGTGGAGAAGTCACTGTAG GTGAAAACATCACATTTGTGGCTAAAGTGAACGCTGAGTCGCTGCTGAAGAAACCCACAGTCAAATGGTTCAAAGGGAAGTGGATGGACCTTGCCAGCAAGTCTGGTAAACACCTGCAACTGAAGGAGACATATGACCGTAACACCAAG GTCTACACATTTGAGATGCACATCATTGCTGCCAAGGCTAACTTTGCCGGAGGTTATAGATGTGAGGTTTCATCCAAGGATAAGTTTGACAGCTGCAATTTTGACCTCACTGTTCATG AGGCTCGCGCTCCAGAGGGCCTGGACATAAGAGCAGCTTTCAGACGCAC TAGCACAGACGGAAATGATGACTCAGGAGAGCTGGACTTCAGTACTCTATTAAAAAAGAG AGA CAGTTTCTTAAAACCCTCAAATCG AACCGTGCAGGTGCACACGGAGACCGATGTGGATGTGTGGAACATTCTCAGCCAGGCTCCTCCTTCTGAATATGAAAAGATTGCTTTTCAGTACGGAATCACTGACCTGAGGGGCATGCTCAAGAgactgaagaagatgaagaaagaagaaaagaaaagtgaag CTTTCCTCAAAAAGCTGGATCCTGCCTACCAAGTGTCAAAGGgccacaaaataaaactggcTGTTGAGGTTGCCAATTCAGATATTGAGGTGAAGTGGCTGAAAAATGGGCAAGAAATTCAACCAACTGGAAG CAA GTACATATTTGAGAGTGTTGGCAACATGCGGTACCTCACCATCAACCACTGCTCGCTGGCAGATGATGCAGCGTATTCCTGTAAAGTGGGAGATGAGAAGTGCAccactgagctctttgttaAAG AGCCTCCTATCCTGATAGTGAAAAATCTGGAGGATCAGATGGTCATGAAGGGTGAGCGGGTGGAGCTAGAGTGTGAAGTCTCGGAGGAAGGAGCAAATGTTAAATG GGAGAAAGATGGTGTGGAGCTGACAAGAGACGAATCTTTCAAGTATCGCTTCAAGAAAGACGGCTGCAAGCACGTGCTGATCATTAACGAGGCCACCAAAGAAGACTGTGGCCACTACAAGGTTAAAACAAATGGTGGCGAATCTATGGCAGAAGTCCTGGTGCAGG AGAAAGAGCTGGAAGTCTACCAGAGCATCGCAGACCTCACAGTGAAGGCAAAAGATCAGGCGGTTTTTAAGTGCGAGGTGTCAGATGAGAACGTGAGGGGAACCTGGTACAAGAATGGTGTCGAAGTCAAGCCTGATGCCAGAGTGAACATCACGCATATTGGCAG GATCCACAAACTGACCATTGATGACGTCAAACCGGAGGATGAGGGGGACTACACATTTGTGCCAGATGGCTATGCTTTCAACCTCTCTGCTAAACTAAATTTCTTGG AGGTGAAGATTGATTATGTGCCACGCCAAG ATCCTCCTAAGATCCACCTAGACTGTTTGGGTCGCACCGCTGAGTCAACCATTGTGGTGGTGGCTGGAAACAAACTACGTCTGGATGTCCCCATTACTGGAGACCCTGCTCCAACAGTGATCTGGACCAAAGGAGAAAAG GCTAGTTCTGTAAAACCCGGTGGAGATGACAAAGGAGGGCACACAACCTCTTGGACCACGAAGGATGGGGAA GTCGTCACAGAGGGAGATGGTAGGGTCCATGTGGAAACCACCAAGGGCCACTGTGTCTTCACTATTGAGTGTGCTGAAAGGCAGGATGAGGGAATCTACTCTGTTGTGGTTCGAAACCCTGCTGGGGAAGATACAGCAGATATCCACGTGAAAGTTGTCG ATGTTCCTGATCCTCCCATGGCTCCCACAATCCTCAGTGTGGGTGAGGATTCCTGTGTCGTTCAATGGGAACCCCCTCTGTTTGACGGTGGCCAGCCAATAATTG GTTATGTGCTGGAGAGAAAGAAGCTGAAGAGCTACAGGTGGATGAGACTGAACTTTGACCCCTACCCTGAAACCACCTATGAAGCCAAGCGTATGATAGAAGGTGTGCCGTATGAGATGCGAGTCTATGCTGTGAACAGCATTGGTATGTCTCGTCACAGTCCGGCCTCTCAGCCATTTGTGCCAATCG CTCCTACAAGCGAGCCCCTCGGACTGTGCGTCGACGACGTCAGTGACACTTCTATCACGCTGAAGTGGCGGCGGCCTGAGAGGATCGGCTCAGCTGACCTTGAGGGTTATGGGATTGAGTACTGCAAGGAGGGCA CTGATGAATGGATACCAGCAATGGAGGGTCTGACAGAGAGGACGTCGATGGTGATCAAAGGCCTCACCACCGGAGACAAGCTGCAGTTCCGTGTGCGAGCCTACAACATGGCGGGACCCAGTGCTCCCGCCACTCTGGCTCAGCCCATCACCATCAGAGAGATTATGC aACGCCCTAAAATTTGGCTTCCCAGAAATCTCCGTCAGACTCTTATCAAGAAAGTTGGAGACACCATGAACATCGTGATTCCATTTCAG GGGAAACCCAGACCAAAAGTCACATGGAGCAAAGATGGGGAGCCCCTAGATCCCACATTAGCTAGTGTCAGGAACAGTGAAGTTGACACGATCCTCTTCATCcgcaaaacagagagaaaacattCTGGGAAGTATGAGCTCCAGGTGCAGATTGAAAACGTGGAGGACAAAGCAGCAGTAACACTGCAGGTCGTTG ACCTCCCAGGCCCTCCTGAGGCTCTAAAGATTGTTGATACCTGGGGTTTTAATGTGGCGCTTGAGTGGAAGCCTCCAAAGGACAACGGAAACTGTGAAATAACCGGTTACACCATTCAGAAAGCCGACAAGAAGACCATG GAATGGTATACAGTCCATGATCAGTACCGGCGAACCCATTGTGTTGTGTCCAACCTCATCATGGGGAATGAGTACGTGTTCCGAGTCTTTTCCATAAACCTTGTGGGCCTCAGCCCAGAGCCGTACTGCACAAAAGACAGTGTTTACATTCAGAAAACAG GTATCATATACAAGCCACCCAGCTACAAAGATCATGACTTCACAGAGGCTCCCAAGTTCACACGCCCTTTAGTGGACCGTTCTGTCATAGCAGGATACAACGCCACCCTCAGCTGTGCCGTGCGAGGAATACCAAAG CCCAAAGTAACAtggtacaaaaacaaaatggacATCTCAAATGAAGCCAAGTACAGGACGATCAGTAAGCAAGGTGTCCTGACGCTGGAGATCCGTAAGCCCTGTCCGTTTGATGGGGGAGTGTATACGTGCAAAGCGGTCAACGACAGCGGTGAAGACATAGTGGAGTGTAAACTGGAGGTTCGCC CTCAAATTACTAGAGAAGATAAGAAGGAGCCCAAGAAGGAAAAAATTCAAGAAGCCAACTGA